The nucleotide window CCCGAGTTTCATCGTTCGGTAAATACTCGAACAAACCAAACCTGCGCGGCGCAGCCGCACAACCGGATCAGATCGCAGCCCCGGGCGCCAGCGCCTCCAGAAGCGCGCTATGCACTGCCGGATTCGCGGCCAGAACACCGTCCAGCTTCGGCATCGGGTTGTTGAACCGCAGCGGCCGCCCTTCGCGGTCCGACGTCACCGCGCCGGCCTCCCGCAGGATCAAATCCCCCGCCGCGATGTCCCACTCCCACGCGCCGCGCAGGGTCATCATCGCGTCGAACCGCCCCTCGGCCACCAGCGCCAGCCGATAGGCCAGCGACGGGCGAAACCCCCGGTCCATCGCGGGCGGCCGCCCGGCCCGCCAGTGCCGCGCGTCGAAATTCGGTTTCGCCGCCAACATGCTGCTGCCGTCCAGTACCGCCGCATCGCTTACACCCAGGCGGTCGCCGTTCAGCGTCGCCCCCTGCCCGGCGGCGGCGGCATACATCATGTCGCGCATCGGCAGGTAGACCACGCCCGCCACCACCTCGCCCCGCTCGACCACCGCCAGCGCGTGCGCCCAGGTCCGCGTGCCGTCGATGAAACTGCGCGTGCCGTCGATGGGGTCGACAATGAACACCCGCTCGCGCGACAGCCGCTCGGGCGTGTCGGCACTTTCCTCCGACAGCCAGCCATAGTCGGGCCGCGCGCCGCGCAGATGCTCGAACAGAACCTCGTTCACCGCCAGGTCGGCCTCGGTCACCGGCCCGGCGCCGCCGGGCTTGTCCCAGACCCGCGCCTCGGGCCCGGTATAGCGGCAGGCCACCTCGCCCGCCGCCCGCGCCGCCGCGATCAGAAGATCCAGCTCAGTTGCCGGCAAGGGTCAGCCCCACCACCAGCAGCGACGGCACGACGCGCGACTTCCAGGGACGCGCGTCATTGGCCGGGACGATCCCCCGCAGCATCTCCGGCAGGCTGCCCGCGATGGTGCATTCGTTCACCGGAAAGGCAATCTCGCCCTTCTCGATCCAGAACCCCGACGCGCCCCGCGAATAGTCGCCGGTGTTGGGGTTGATCGTCGAGCCGATCATCGAGGTCACCAAGAGGCCCGTGCCCATCTCGGCCATCAGGTCCTCGCGGCTCTTGTCGCCCTGCGTCAGCGCCACGTTCGTCGACAAAGGCGACGGCACCGAGGACGGCGCCCGCCGCGCATGACCCGTGGACGGCAGGCCCAGCTTGCGCCCCGTGGAAAGGTCCAGGATCCACGATTTCAACACGCCGTTCTCGACCAGGGCACGCTTTGCCACCGGCAGGCCCTCGGCATCGAAAGGCTGGGACCCCAGCGCGCGGGGGCGCAGCGGATCGTCGATCAGCGACAGCGACTCGGGCAGCACGGGCTCGCCCATCCGGTTCATCAGCCACGACGCCCCCCGCGACACCGACCCGCCGTTGATCGCAGACAGAAGGTGCCCGATCAGCGTCGACGCCACGCGCTCGTCGAACAGCACCGGATAGGAGCCGGTATAGGGCTTCTTCGCGTCCAGCATCGACGCGGCGCGTTCCCCCGCCCGCGTCCCGATCTCCTCGGGCGTGCGCAGATCGGCGGCAAAGACACGCGTATCCGCATCGTAATCGCGCTGCATCCCCGTGCCCTGCCCGGCAATCGCCACGGCGCTCAGGCTTCGGGCGCTGCTGGTGAACCCGCCGGAAAACCCGTTGGTGGCCGCCATGTGCATCCGCTCGACCTCGTGATCGGCCGCCGCCTGCACTTGGCTCACACCATTGACGCCCATCGCCGCCGCCTCCAGCGCAAGCGCCGCCTCCTGCATGTCGGGCGCCGCGGGTTCGGGCCCGGGATCGTGCAGCTCCAGCGCCGCCACATCCCAGTCCCGCGCCAGTTGCTCGGGCGCGGCAAGCCCGGCATAGGCGTCTTCGGGCGCTTCCCGGGCCATCGCCACCGCGCGTTCCGCCAGCATCGCCAGCGTCTCCTCGCGCGTGTCCGACGCGCCCACACAGGCCTGCCGCTGGCCGATGAAAACCCGCAGCCCAACCTCGACACTTTCAGACCGCTCCGCCTGTTCCAGCGTGCCCGCCCGGACATTGATGCTCTGGGCGCGCGTTTCCACCGCCACGGCATCCGCCGCCTCGGCCCCGGCCTTGCGGGCGGCAGAAAGCAGCGCTTCGGTCAGGGTCTGGGGGTCGAGAGGCATGAAGTTCTCCTGGTCAGGCATCGCAAGGCGCGGCGTCGGGGGATCGGCTCGGGTTCGATGTACTGCGACGCCGGAAAAGGCGCAAGGCAAGCCCCCGCTCAGCGCATCCGCTGCCCGTTCACCAGAACCTGGCCTTCGGCGGTGATCTCGACCTCCGAACGGGCGGTTTCATCCTGCCCTTCGACGGGGCGCGTGAACATTCCCAGCATCATCCGCGCCGACATCGCATCCTCGGTCGTCAGAACCTTTGCCGACACCAGCCTGTCAAGCAGCGCCTGCGCCCCGGTCACGTCGAAAACGGCACGGCCCTCTGTCGCCGGAAACCCGACCAGCGTCTCGTAATCCATGTGATCGAACCGGACCGCGCCGCTGCCCGTCACCTCGGCCTCCGGCAAGCGCAGCCCCAGCGACCGAAGATCGAGCGTTTCGACAAAAAACGGCAGGGCGCCGCCGAACGTGGCACTCATCGCGTCCAGGTCGAACAGGGTTTCCACCAGGATCACCTCACCGCCCAGGTCGAGCTCCACATCCGCGGCCTGGCGCGGAAAATCCTCGGCCATGAAGAACTGCGCCCAGCTCTCTTCGGACATGGTCAACCCGTCCAGTTCGAACCGCAGCGCGAAGTCCTGCGGAGCGACATCCCGCAATACCGGCAGGGCCAGGTCCAGCAGAACCCGCGACGCCTCGACATCGAAATGCACACCAAGCATTTCGTCGGTCAGCTGCATCGCCGTCTGCTGCGCACCGGAGACGATGCGCAGCCCCTCCCGGTCCAGCGCGAAGTCGCCCTTGATCTCGCTCCAGTCGGTCTGGCTGGTGGCAATCAGCGCGCCGTTCAGCCAATCCTTGTCGCGGTCGATCCCGCGCTCGGCAGCCATGGTATGCCGAAACGCCATGCCGTCCGCCGCCTGCTCGGACAGGCTCTGCAACACCGGACCTTCCGGCGGCAGGCGCAGTTCGGTCACGGTCTCCACCGCGTGCCGGTCCAGCACGCCCTCCAGGCCCTCGGCGGTGGTCTCGTCTCCATAGCCGTATTCGACCAGAACCTGCTCGGCCTCGCCCCGGCGCGTGAAGTCCAGCCAACCATCGCCGACATCGCTCGTCTGCGTGATGTCGAATCCCGATTGCAGATAGCGGTACGCGGCGGGATAGGGCGTTCCGAACAGACCGAACTCGGTCAGGGCGATCTCGAAGCTTTGTCCCCGCCAGCGCGTTTCGATGCCGGCCTCCGTCTCGCGCATCCGCACGGTGACATCCTCCATCCGCCACGCGAACGCGCCGGAGGAGGTGAACCCTGGCGCGCCGTCCTCGACGGTGGACATGCTGAACGGCATCGCCTCGGACACGGGTAACCGAACGTCGATCTCCGGACCGTCCGGCACGAAACGCGGGCCGGGCAGTTGCAGGTTCACATCCAGCGCCGTGCCCGGAAACCGCAGCGTCAGGAAGATCGGCCCGACCGCCAGCGCCGCGCCGTCCCGCTTCGTCTCGGCCTGCCACTCAAGGCCCAGCGCCTCGAACTGCGTGGTCCAGACATCCCAGGCGGCCTCGACGGTCAGGTCCGCCAGCGCAACCTGCGGCGCCGAAAGCGCCGCAGCCAGCAGTATCGGGCGCAGGGCCATCCGCTCAGCGGATCCGCTGGCCGTTGGCCAGCACCTGCCCGTCCTCGGTCACCTCGATGGTCGAGTTGATCACGTCCTCACCCTCGCCCGGCGTGCCGAACATGCCCATCATCATCCGGGTTCCCATCGCCTGTTCCTCGGGCAAAAGGCCCATCGCCACCAGCGTGTCCAGCAATCCGTTGGCGCCGGTCACCTGCAGGTCGATGCTGCCCGACGGGGCCGGCATGCCCGGGAAAGTCTCGCGATCCTCGTTGTCGATCTCGAACGCGCCCTCGCCCGTGACCTGCGCGCCCACGGCGTTCAGCTGGAAGTCATTCAGCGTCACGCTCTCGAAGCGACCCAAGGTCTCCTCGTCCGGGCCGACCTCCATCATCCGCATGATATCCAGCGGCTCGCGCGTCAGCGCCGCATCGCCCGACATGTCCACCACCAGCGTCATCGGATCCCGCGGCAGTTGTGTCTCCGGATCGAAGAGCGCCCAGATCTCCTCGGCCATCGTCAGGTCCTCGAGCGTCATCCGCAGCGCGACCGGCACCGCGCCGTCCGTTTCGGTGAGCGGAAAATTCAAGTGACCCTCGCTGCGCGCGATCTGGCCGGAGATGGGAAACGGCAGCTCGGACGGCATCTGCAACTCGAACGCAAAATCGGTGTAGGCACCGGCCAGGGACACGCCGTCAGCCCCGAGCGTCAGGTCGTTGCTTTCCATCATGTAGCTGGTGGTCTGGCGCATCTCGACCTCCTCGGCGGTCGTGACCGTCGTGCCCTCGACCTGCATGCCACCGGTCTTCGCCACCATCTTCAAACCCGCCCGCAGCGCATCGTCGAGGTTCAGAAGGTCCACCTGGCCCGCCGGAATGGCCAGCTCCAGTTCCGAAGTGCCGCCCGTCATCGTCTGCCGCCCTTCGGATCCCGCTCCGGTGGCATCCGAAAACGATGTGTCGAACTGCATGCTGTCCGAGGTGGTCGACAGCGCCACTGTCACGATATCGCCCTCGGTGATCTCGTAGCGGCTCGTCCCGCTGACACTGCCGCTGACCGCGATGTCGAATTCCTCGTCTTCGTCCTCTACCGAAAAATCGCTCAAAGAGAACCGCGCCCCGTCAAAAGCGCCCTCGTAGACCACCTGCCCCGGCGTGCCCGTGGCGATGGTCGGCGTGTCGAACCCCTCGTAGACCACGGTTGCGGAAAACACCTCGCCCTCTTCGGGCGTCGAGAACGCGACCTGCATCTCCATCGCGTCGGCATACCGCAACGCCACGCTGCCGTCGCCCTGCTCGGTCAGGGTCATGCCGTTGGTCGTCAACCGTGCCTCGCCAAGATCCAGCGGCAGGGCATAGGTCATCACCATGCTGTCGATGCGCACCGTGTCGCCGTCGCGCACCGGCTCTGCGGTCACCTCGAAACCGAATGCACGGGCCGGGGCCAGCATGTTGGTCACCACGTCGTCGGCGGTCACATCGGCCTGCGCCGCGGCGGGCAGCCACGCGGCGGCACCAAGGAAAACGGGAACTATACGGATGGCATGCATCGCATCACCTTTCATCAAACGGTAAGGATCGAACGCGAAAGGGCCGGATCGCCCGGCCCCCCGCATGGTATTCAGGCGTCGCCCGGATCAGCGCAGACGCTGTCCGTTGGCCAGGACCTGGCCGTCGCTCTTGACCTCGATCTTCGAGGTCAGCGCATCCTCGCCCTCGCCGGGAACCGCGAACATGCCCATCATCATGCGCACGCCCATGGCCTGTTCTTCGGGCACCAGCCCCATCGCGATCAGCGCATCCAGCAGACCGTTGGCGCCCGTCAGCTTGAGGTCGACCGAACCGTCCGGCGCGGGCATCCCGTTGAAGGTTTCCAGATCGGTATTGTCGAAGGTGAACGCGCCGTCTCCGGTCAGCTCGGCTCCGGCGGCACTGACCGTCAGGGTGTTGATGTCCAGCGTGTTCAACTCGCCCGGCACACCAAGCTCGCCGGTTTCCGCCGCTTCCATCTGTTCGGGGTCGAAAAGATCGAAGAACAGCTTGGCCGTCCCCGTCAGGTCCACGTCGATCGTCGCAGGATCATGCGGCAGTTCGCCCGCCGGGTCGAAAATGCCCCAGATGATGTCCGACATCGTGAAATCGCCCAGCGTCACGCCCATGGCGAAATCCTGCGCCTCCTCGCTCTTGGCGATGGGGGTGGTCAGGTTGAACGCGGCCGTGCCGAATGCCACTTCGATCGGCAGCGGGATATCACCGCCGGCCATGTTGAGCTGCATGTTCTTCGACGACACGTCATAGGTCAGGCCCTCGGCGCCCATCGCGACGGTGAACTCGCCCCCGTCCGATTTGGTCGTGCCTTCCGTGGTCTGCGGCGGATCGACGACCTTGAACTCCGACGAGCCCTCGGAATAGGTCATCGTCAGATCCGCGGAAAAACCGTCATTGATCGACGCCGCGAAATCGGCGGGGTCCATCTCCAGCGGCATGGCGCCCTCGGCCGCGACCGTCATGCCGGCGAACTGGCCCTTCATCATGAACTGGCCGGTGCCGCCCTCGGGGTCGGCCACGTCGATCGTGTAGTTCACCGGGCCGGTGCTCATCTTCTGGTCCGATTTCCGCAACTCGCCCACTTGCATCGTGGTCGTCCCGGTGACGTCCGCGATGCGGAATTCCACGGTCCCCAGGTCGACGCTTTTGCCTTCGACGGTCACGTCATCTACGATCACCGCGATCTCGCTGGCGCTGTAGTTGTAAAGCAGGTCGTTCGGCTCGCCCGACGCGGTCATCTCGAAATCGGACGTGTTGTATTGCAGGCCGACCGAGACCTCCTCGGCGTCAGGCGACTCAACCTGCACCTGCATCGGCATTTCCGCCGGCATGCCCACCGACACCGTGCCGTCGCCGTTCTCGGTAAAGGTCATCTCACCCAGGTTGACCGACACGGTCGTGTCCTCTTCGGGGATCGCCATCGTCATCGTCACGTCGGATACGGTCAGCGTGTCGCCCGACTGGCTCTCGTCGCCCGCCACCTCGTAGCCGGACGACGAAAGATACCCTTTCCAGTCCGCCCAGACATCCGCCGCGGTCACATCCGCCTGTGCCGCGCCCGCCGATAAGACAAGGCCGATCGCCGTCGTCATTCCGAACCTGGCCCGGTCCGTCATATCGAGCAGTTTCATGAAGAATCCTTTCGTGTTGAAATCCTTGATCCCACGCAGCTTCCGCCCTCGCGAATGCGTGGTCAAGGGGGGTTATTCCCGTCTTGCGCTGGACCTCGGTCGCACCGCGCGATAGCTCTCGTTTGAGCATCTGTACCCATATCGGCGCGAAAGGTTCAATCCATGAAAGACACGACCGTTCTCATCACCGGCGCCAGTCGCGGCATCGGTGCGGCCACCGCCCGTCATTTCGCCGCGCTCGGCGCCAACGTGGTGCTCGCCGCCCGCAGTACCGACGCAATCGAGGAGATCGCATCGGATATCGGCGACCGCGCCCTCGCGGTGTCCTGCGACGTCAGCCGCTACGATGACGTCAAGACCGCCGTCACCGCCGCCACGGAACGCTTCGGCGGGCTGGACGTTCTGATCGGCAACGCCGGCGTGATCGAGCCCATCGCGCATCTCTCCGACGTCGACCCGGACGAATGGGACAAGGTCATCGACATCAACCTCAAGGGCGTCTTTCACGGAATGCGCGCGGCCTTGCCGGTGATGAAACAGGCCGGCTCCGGCACCATCATCACCATCAGTTCCGGCGCCGCCACCAGCGCGCTCGAAGGCTGGAGCCACTATTGCGCCTCCAAGGCCGCCGCGCTGATGCTGACCCGCGCCGCCGACAAGGAAAACCGCGATCACGGCATCCGCGTTCTGGGCCTCTCGCCCGGCACCGTGGCCACCGACATGCAGCACCAGATCAAGGCCAGCGGCATGAACCCCGTGGCCAAGCTCGACTGGTCCGACCATATCCCGCCGGACTGGCCCGCGCGGGCGCTGGCGTGGATGTGCACGGCGGACGCCGATGGCTGGCTCGGTCAGGACATCAGCCTGCGCAACGAGGACATCCGCCTCGCGGTGGGCCTCGAATGATCGAGCTGGACAAATCCGATGACGGCCTCTGGACCGTCACCCTCAACCGGCCCGACAAGGCCAATTCCCTCACGCACGCGATGCTGACCGAGCTGGCCGACATCGCCGAGGCCGCCACCGAGGCCCGCGCGCTGGTTCTGACCGGCCGCGGCAAGGCGTTCTCGGCGGGCATGGACCTCGAGGCCGCCAGGTCCGGCCTGCCGACCGACCCGGTGTGGGAGCGCTTGTCGGGCGCGCTTTCGGTTCTGCCCTGCCTCACAATCGCGGCGCTCAATGGCACCGTCGCGGGCGGGGCCATGGGCATGGTGCTGGCCTGCGACCTGCGCATCGCCGTGCCCGGCACCAAGATGTTCTATCCTGTGATGAAACTGGGCTTCCTGCCGCAACCGTCTGATCCGGGGCGGCTGACGCGGCTGATCGGCCCGTCACGGGCGAAGATGATCCTGATGGCGGGCCAGAAAATCGACACCGAAACCACGCATCACTGGAGCCTGATTGACCAGGTGATCGAGCCCGATGCCCTGCTCGACACCGCGCGCACGCTGGCCACCGACGCGCTCGGAGCTGCGCCCGACCACGCAGCAGGCATCAAGCACCTCTGCCGCCCCTGAGCGCGCCGGAATTTACGTAAATTCCGGGATAGAAAATACGCATTTTCTATCCCGTTTTCCGCGCGGAAAACGGCGCCTACGTGATCCGTATCCAGTTCATCATGCCTGACATCTGGTGCGCAGCCATGTGGCAATGGAACATCCAGTCGCCCGGGTTCTCGGCGAAAAAGGCGATCTCGCGCGTCTCGTCGGGATGGATCACCAGCGTGTCTCGCCACGGCCCCAGCTTGCCATCAGGGAACACTTCACGGAAATGCTGTCCATGCAGGTGCATCGAGTGGGAAAACGCTGTTCGGTTCTCCATCGTCACGCGCACAGTTTCACCCAATACGGCCTCGATCAGCGGCGCCCCGTCCATCCCCGCCTGCCCGTTGAAGGCCCAGAACTGCCCCGCCTCGTAGAGCGCCCGCGCCTCGCGCTTGCTGCCCTGCCACCGGACGCGCTCCGACAGGCCCCGCATCGCGCCGCCTTCCATGACCAGCGGCACCTGTCGCGCATCCTTCAGCGCCAGCACCGGCAGGTCGTTGGGCGGCAGGGCGTGCGGCGCGGCCCGCATCGCCTGTTCCTGGCCCGCGACCGACACGGACACCGTCGCATAGGTGCCGTCCCGCTCCACCGATCCGATGATCGCCTCCTCGCCGGTCCCGGCGCTGACGTTTACGATCAGATCGACGCGCTGCGCCGGTCCGATCTCGACCTGCTCGATCCGCTCCGGCGCCTCAAGTGGCATCGCGTCCAGCGCCACCACCCACGCATCCATCCCCCGGAACACCAGCCGGAAGATACGCGCCGTCGCCGCGTTCACCAGCCGCACCCGCAGCCGCGTACCCCGCGGATAGCTTCGCCGCAGCTCGCCCGCGCCATTGACCGTGATGTAATTGCCCAGCCGCCCGGCATGGGACATGTCGTGCCGGTTGCCGAACTCGGGATGCAGCTGCGCGTCCTCGGTCAACCGCCAGTCGTCCAGCACCAGGATCTCCTCGGCATCCACCTCGGGCGGCTCGGCCTCGTCCACCACCAGCACCCCCGCCAGCCCGCGCGAGATCTGCTCCAGCGAATTGGCATGCGGGTGATACCAGAACGTGCCCGCATCGCGCAGCACAAAGCGATAGTCGAAACTCTCGCCGGGGCGCACCGCCGCCTGCGTCATGCCCGGCACGCCGTCCATGGCGTTGGGCAGGCGCAGGCCGTGCCAATGCACCGTCGTCGGCTGGTCCAGCCCGTTGACCAGCCGCGCCTCGAACATCTCGCCCTGCCGCCAGCGCAGCATCGAACCCGGCACCCGCCCGTCATAGGCCCAGACCCGCGTCTTCGGGTATTCCCCGGGCGCCAGCTGCACCTCGGCGGGCGCGGCGGTCAGGCGGTGCCCCGGCGCACCGGCCCATGCCAACCCCGGTACCACCTGCGCCCCGGCCAGCCCGCCGGCCAGCGCCATCACGTCCCGCCGCGTCGGATCCATCTTGCCCTCGCATCTTGCCACGCCCGCAAGAGTGGCCCATCCCGGCACATGGTCAAGTCACTCTGACGCGATCCACTCCCGCGCCGCATCCAGGTCGTCCAGGTCATACGTCCGCAGCTTGGTCGACACCAGCGCGCCCGCCGCCTTGGCCACCGGCCCGATCCAGCCGATATCCGACACCACCGCCACATGGCTGATATGGCGCAGGTTTTTGAAATCGAACTTGATCCCCGGCCAGATCACCGATGGCGCGAACCCGTCGAGGCTCTCGATCACCTCGATCAGCTTCACCGTGCCCTGGGTGTCGATAAAGCCCTGCATCCGGTCCACGATCCTGTCGTAATCCTCCCGCGTGACCTTTCCCGCCACGGTCAGCTCGACAGTTTTCGTTTCCGCGTCTTCTTCATACTCAACGGTCATGATGCGATCCTCCTGCGCCAAGCATACCGTATTCCGGCACGCCTCGCATTGCGCAGGATCAACGCAACCGACGCCGTCCGGGCGTTTTCGAATGAAATCCCGGCGGACGCCTGGCCACCCAGCGGATGAACTTCTCCAGCCGCGGATGCGCCCGCAGCGCCTCGACCGTGGCATAGCTTCGCGCCAGCTCGGCCTCGGTCAGCGTGGCGTGGATCTCGTTGTGACAGATCTGATGCAACAGCACGACCGGCCCGCCCTTGCCGCCTTTCAGCTTGGGCACAAGGTGATGCAGGCTCTGCCTGGCCTCGGGCGGAATGGGCCGCCCGCACAGCGGACACACCGGGTCGTCCATGGCTTTCCCTTGATCTTTCGTCCACGACAGGCAAGAGGATGGACGCACCACGAAGAATGGCAAGGGGGCTGCCATGGATTGGGACAACCCGCCCGAGATCGTCGCGCAAGGCATGGGCCAAGCGCACCAGGGCCCGGATATCGCGCAGACATGGGCGCTCAGCCCGGCAGCCTGGTCGCAACACGCGATCCACGTGGCAGCGTTCGCGCTGGCGGGGCTTGCCACGCGGCGCCCGCGCCCGGCCCCGGCCCAGCGATCCGCCACTCATATTCGGTCGCAGGACGTGCTGCGCCCGGCCACGCGCCGAATGGCCGCCGAAATCGCCGTCGAATACCGGGGCCACGCCACCAGCGACGCCAGGACCCGCGACACTCCGCAAGCGCTCCTTGCCACCCGGAACGCGCTCAAGGCGCATGAGATCGAAATTCGCGTCCCGCAGCAGGTCATGCGTCCCAGCAGCCCGGGCGCGGCGGCATCGCCCGCCCCATGACGGGCGCGCTGGTCATCGGTGCAGGGCCGGCGGGCCTCATGGCCGCCGACGCGCTGGCCTCGGCGGGCGTGCCCGTCACCGTGGCCGAGGCCAAGCCGTCCCCGGCCCGCAAGTTCCTCATGGCGGGCAAGTCCGGCCTCAACCTCACCAAGTCCGAAGACCTCGAAACCTGCCTCGCCGCCTATGCCGAGACCGCGCCGCACCTGCGCCCGATGCTTGCCGCCTTCGGGCCGGACGATGTCATCCGCTGGGCCGAGGGGCTGGGGCAGCCCACCTTCACCGGCTCCACCGGACGCGTCTTTCCCACCGCCATGAAAGCCTCGCCGCTCCTGCGCGCCTGGCTCTCCCGCCTCGAAGGGCTGGGGGTGACGCTGCACCGCCGCTGGCGCTGGACCGGCTGGGACGGCGATGCCGCGGGGTTCGACACGCCGGGTGGCTCGCGCCAGCTGACTCCCGCAGTCACCGTGCTGGCCTGTGGCGGCGCCAGCTGGGCGCGTCTCGGCTCCGACGGCAGCTGGGCGGCCCATCTGCCCGGCCAGACCGCCCCGTTCCAGCCCGCCAACATGGGCTTCACCGTCGATTGGTCCGACCACATGCAGCGCCATTTCGGCCGGCCGCTGAAGAATATCGCGCTTCATGCCGGTGCGCATATCTCACGCGGCGAGATCGTCCTGTCCGCGAGGGGCATCGAAGGCGGGGGGATCTACGCCCTCTCCCGCCCCCTGCGCGAAGGCGCGGCGCTCACGCTCGACCTTCGCCCGGACCTGTCGCTCGATGCGATCCGAAAGCGCCTGGGGCGTCCGCGCGGCAAGGCCAGCCTGTCGAACCACCTGCGCAAGACCCTGCGCCTCGCACCCGTGGAACAAGCCCTGCTGAACGAATGCGCCCGGCCCCTGCCCAACGACCTCGCCCCGGTCATCAAGGCGCTGCCGATCCCCCTCGCCGGGCCGCGCCCCATGGACGAGGCGATCTCGACCGCCGGCGGCCTGCGCTTCGATGCCCTCACCGGCGACCTGATGCTGAAATCCCGCCCCGGAACCTTCGCCGCCGGTGAAATGCTGGACTGGGAGGCGCCAACCGGCGGTTACCTGTTGACCGCCTGCCTGGCCTCCGGCCTCTGGGCCGGTCGTGCCGCCGCCCGCTTCGCGACGGTGGCCGCCGGCCCCTAGGCCAGCCGCGCCTGCACATTGCTCAGCCCTCGCGCACCCCGGCGACCGAGAACACGTTCGACGGCTCCAGCACCAGGTCCAGACCCAGCTTCAGACCGACGGCCAGCACCAGCAGGGCCAGCAGGATGCGCAACTGTTCCGCTTTCAGGACCTGCCCGATCATGCTGCCGAATTGCGCGCCGACCACGCCGCCGACAATCAGCAGCGCGGCCAGGACCGTATCCACCGTATGCGTCGTATAGGCGTGCATCATCGTCGTGTAGGCGGACACGAAGATGATCTGGAACAGCGACGTGCCGATCACCACCTTCGTCGGCATCCCAAGGATATAGATCATCGCCGGCACCACCACGAAACCACCC belongs to Roseovarius sp. THAF27 and includes:
- a CDS encoding SDR family oxidoreductase: MKDTTVLITGASRGIGAATARHFAALGANVVLAARSTDAIEEIASDIGDRALAVSCDVSRYDDVKTAVTAATERFGGLDVLIGNAGVIEPIAHLSDVDPDEWDKVIDINLKGVFHGMRAALPVMKQAGSGTIITISSGAATSALEGWSHYCASKAAALMLTRAADKENRDHGIRVLGLSPGTVATDMQHQIKASGMNPVAKLDWSDHIPPDWPARALAWMCTADADGWLGQDISLRNEDIRLAVGLE
- a CDS encoding 3'(2'),5'-bisphosphate nucleotidase CysQ, whose protein sequence is MPATELDLLIAAARAAGEVACRYTGPEARVWDKPGGAGPVTEADLAVNEVLFEHLRGARPDYGWLSEESADTPERLSRERVFIVDPIDGTRSFIDGTRTWAHALAVVERGEVVAGVVYLPMRDMMYAAAAGQGATLNGDRLGVSDAAVLDGSSMLAAKPNFDARHWRAGRPPAMDRGFRPSLAYRLALVAEGRFDAMMTLRGAWEWDIAAGDLILREAGAVTSDREGRPLRFNNPMPKLDGVLAANPAVHSALLEALAPGAAI
- a CDS encoding enoyl-CoA hydratase/isomerase family protein — its product is MIELDKSDDGLWTVTLNRPDKANSLTHAMLTELADIAEAATEARALVLTGRGKAFSAGMDLEAARSGLPTDPVWERLSGALSVLPCLTIAALNGTVAGGAMGMVLACDLRIAVPGTKMFYPVMKLGFLPQPSDPGRLTRLIGPSRAKMILMAGQKIDTETTHHWSLIDQVIEPDALLDTARTLATDALGAAPDHAAGIKHLCRP
- a CDS encoding STAS/SEC14 domain-containing protein translates to MTVEYEEDAETKTVELTVAGKVTREDYDRIVDRMQGFIDTQGTVKLIEVIESLDGFAPSVIWPGIKFDFKNLRHISHVAVVSDIGWIGPVAKAAGALVSTKLRTYDLDDLDAAREWIASE
- a CDS encoding multicopper oxidase family protein, which codes for MARCEGKMDPTRRDVMALAGGLAGAQVVPGLAWAGAPGHRLTAAPAEVQLAPGEYPKTRVWAYDGRVPGSMLRWRQGEMFEARLVNGLDQPTTVHWHGLRLPNAMDGVPGMTQAAVRPGESFDYRFVLRDAGTFWYHPHANSLEQISRGLAGVLVVDEAEPPEVDAEEILVLDDWRLTEDAQLHPEFGNRHDMSHAGRLGNYITVNGAGELRRSYPRGTRLRVRLVNAATARIFRLVFRGMDAWVVALDAMPLEAPERIEQVEIGPAQRVDLIVNVSAGTGEEAIIGSVERDGTYATVSVSVAGQEQAMRAAPHALPPNDLPVLALKDARQVPLVMEGGAMRGLSERVRWQGSKREARALYEAGQFWAFNGQAGMDGAPLIEAVLGETVRVTMENRTAFSHSMHLHGQHFREVFPDGKLGPWRDTLVIHPDETREIAFFAENPGDWMFHCHMAAHQMSGMMNWIRIT
- a CDS encoding TldD/PmbA family protein; this translates as MPLDPQTLTEALLSAARKAGAEAADAVAVETRAQSINVRAGTLEQAERSESVEVGLRVFIGQRQACVGASDTREETLAMLAERAVAMAREAPEDAYAGLAAPEQLARDWDVAALELHDPGPEPAAPDMQEAALALEAAAMGVNGVSQVQAAADHEVERMHMAATNGFSGGFTSSARSLSAVAIAGQGTGMQRDYDADTRVFAADLRTPEEIGTRAGERAASMLDAKKPYTGSYPVLFDERVASTLIGHLLSAINGGSVSRGASWLMNRMGEPVLPESLSLIDDPLRPRALGSQPFDAEGLPVAKRALVENGVLKSWILDLSTGRKLGLPSTGHARRAPSSVPSPLSTNVALTQGDKSREDLMAEMGTGLLVTSMIGSTINPNTGDYSRGASGFWIEKGEIAFPVNECTIAGSLPEMLRGIVPANDARPWKSRVVPSLLVVGLTLAGN
- a CDS encoding DUF2125 domain-containing protein — translated: MHAIRIVPVFLGAAAWLPAAAQADVTADDVVTNMLAPARAFGFEVTAEPVRDGDTVRIDSMVMTYALPLDLGEARLTTNGMTLTEQGDGSVALRYADAMEMQVAFSTPEEGEVFSATVVYEGFDTPTIATGTPGQVVYEGAFDGARFSLSDFSVEDEDEEFDIAVSGSVSGTSRYEITEGDIVTVALSTTSDSMQFDTSFSDATGAGSEGRQTMTGGTSELELAIPAGQVDLLNLDDALRAGLKMVAKTGGMQVEGTTVTTAEEVEMRQTTSYMMESNDLTLGADGVSLAGAYTDFAFELQMPSELPFPISGQIARSEGHLNFPLTETDGAVPVALRMTLEDLTMAEEIWALFDPETQLPRDPMTLVVDMSGDAALTREPLDIMRMMEVGPDEETLGRFESVTLNDFQLNAVGAQVTGEGAFEIDNEDRETFPGMPAPSGSIDLQVTGANGLLDTLVAMGLLPEEQAMGTRMMMGMFGTPGEGEDVINSTIEVTEDGQVLANGQRIR
- a CDS encoding DUF2125 domain-containing protein, whose protein sequence is MKLLDMTDRARFGMTTAIGLVLSAGAAQADVTAADVWADWKGYLSSSGYEVAGDESQSGDTLTVSDVTMTMAIPEEDTTVSVNLGEMTFTENGDGTVSVGMPAEMPMQVQVESPDAEEVSVGLQYNTSDFEMTASGEPNDLLYNYSASEIAVIVDDVTVEGKSVDLGTVEFRIADVTGTTTMQVGELRKSDQKMSTGPVNYTIDVADPEGGTGQFMMKGQFAGMTVAAEGAMPLEMDPADFAASINDGFSADLTMTYSEGSSEFKVVDPPQTTEGTTKSDGGEFTVAMGAEGLTYDVSSKNMQLNMAGGDIPLPIEVAFGTAAFNLTTPIAKSEEAQDFAMGVTLGDFTMSDIIWGIFDPAGELPHDPATIDVDLTGTAKLFFDLFDPEQMEAAETGELGVPGELNTLDINTLTVSAAGAELTGDGAFTFDNTDLETFNGMPAPDGSVDLKLTGANGLLDALIAMGLVPEEQAMGVRMMMGMFAVPGEGEDALTSKIEVKSDGQVLANGQRLR